A window of Helicobacter anatolicus contains these coding sequences:
- a CDS encoding bifunctional riboflavin kinase/FAD synthetase, which translates to MKNFSSILSEKIEELAIGKFDGMHLAHQRILEKLGKNAGVLVIAHNKNEYLCSPDLKKKLIRYEIFELLLDEIRGFSGEDFVRFLKKKFPKLKRLVVGYDFYFGKNRACDCYDLQSFFEGSVEIVPEILYNGFSVHAQKIQEILKETGDIRFVNTLLGRIYQVEGKIIKGQGIGKKMLYPTLNLDVQGYVLPKSGVYACFLGEKKVFCATFIGTRSTDSCFSVEVHVLGEFKKEYQETGYIDLYFVDRVRDIKHFANLYDLKKQITQDIQSVKNILKSIF; encoded by the coding sequence ATGAAGAATTTTTCTTCCATATTAAGCGAAAAGATTGAAGAGTTAGCAATTGGTAAATTTGATGGTATGCATTTAGCACATCAAAGAATTTTGGAAAAATTAGGTAAAAATGCGGGTGTTTTAGTGATTGCTCATAATAAAAATGAATATCTATGTAGTCCTGATTTGAAAAAAAAACTTATTAGGTATGAGATTTTTGAGTTGTTATTAGATGAAATTCGTGGATTTAGCGGGGAGGATTTTGTTAGGTTTTTGAAAAAAAAATTTCCTAAATTGAAGCGTTTAGTAGTGGGTTATGATTTTTATTTTGGCAAAAATAGAGCTTGTGATTGCTATGATTTACAAAGTTTTTTTGAAGGTAGTGTAGAAATTGTTCCTGAAATTTTATACAATGGATTTTCTGTGCATGCACAAAAGATTCAAGAAATTCTTAAAGAAACTGGAGATATAAGGTTTGTAAATACGCTATTGGGACGGATATATCAAGTTGAAGGGAAGATTATCAAGGGACAAGGAATTGGTAAAAAAATGCTTTATCCTACATTAAATCTTGATGTACAAGGGTATGTATTGCCAAAATCTGGTGTATATGCATGTTTTTTGGGAGAAAAAAAAGTTTTTTGTGCGACTTTTATTGGTACAAGAAGCACGGATTCTTGTTTTAGTGTTGAGGTGCATGTGTTAGGAGAATTTAAGAAAGAATATCAAGAAACAGGGTATATAGATTTATATTTTGTAGATCGTGTAAGAGATATCAAGCATTTTGCAAATTTATATGATCTTAAAAAACAAATTACTCAAGATATACAAAGTGTCAAAAATATATTAAAATCTATTTTTTAG